Proteins encoded within one genomic window of Polaribacter sp. NJDZ03:
- a CDS encoding acyl-CoA thioesterase II: protein MKNTKELISLLDLENLDNHNFRGNSVTIGSPNVFGGQVIAQAVNAAYKTIPEDRFLHSLHSYFLEAGDLTIPINYHVAEVRNGGSFSTRRVTASQNEKTIFILAASFHKKEDGFEHQATFDVAIKQPEKLLSWDDMLEKFGDFLPKSMKYFLSIERPIEFKPVRIPNPLQPENLPPTEQVWFRLKGEKQEMNFRTKQEILAYISDYNILNAAFNPNASNYNFGNTQTASLDHSMWFFRDFDFDDWMLYSVESPNAFGAKGLSKGNIFTRDGKLIASVAQEGLLRPIKK, encoded by the coding sequence ATGAAAAACACTAAAGAATTAATATCACTTTTAGATTTAGAAAATTTAGACAATCATAATTTTCGCGGAAATAGCGTTACCATTGGAAGTCCTAATGTTTTTGGCGGACAAGTAATAGCACAAGCAGTAAATGCTGCTTATAAAACCATACCAGAAGATCGTTTTTTGCACTCTTTACACTCTTATTTTTTAGAAGCCGGAGATTTAACGATTCCTATTAATTACCATGTAGCAGAAGTAAGAAATGGAGGTAGTTTTTCTACAAGAAGAGTTACTGCTAGCCAAAATGAAAAAACTATTTTTATTTTAGCAGCTTCATTTCATAAAAAAGAAGATGGTTTTGAGCATCAAGCAACGTTTGATGTGGCTATAAAGCAACCTGAAAAATTATTGAGTTGGGATGATATGTTAGAGAAATTTGGTGATTTTTTACCAAAATCTATGAAATACTTTTTAAGCATAGAAAGACCCATAGAATTTAAGCCGGTAAGAATACCAAACCCACTACAACCAGAAAATTTACCACCAACAGAACAGGTTTGGTTTCGTTTAAAAGGTGAAAAGCAAGAAATGAATTTTAGAACAAAACAAGAAATTCTTGCCTATATTTCTGATTATAACATATTAAATGCAGCTTTTAACCCGAATGCAAGCAACTACAATTTTGGAAATACTCAAACCGCAAGTTTAGATCATTCTATGTGGTTTTTTAGAGATTTCGATTTTGATGATTGGATGTTGTATTCCGTAGAATCTCCAAATGCTTTTGGGGCTAAAGGTTTGTCTAAAGGAAATATTTTTACAAGAGACGGTAAATTAATTGCCTCTGTAGCACAAGAAGGATTATTAAGACCTATTAAAAAGTAG